A stretch of the Vigna radiata var. radiata cultivar VC1973A chromosome 7, Vradiata_ver6, whole genome shotgun sequence genome encodes the following:
- the LOC106765884 gene encoding formin-like protein 4: protein MSFNIMLQSSPFLALLFLLLLLHTFSIPSCHCQTTTSPPQNIETFYPNQTSPPQTPETSPQTQQPPALDTPPARASSRGKIAKAVATTAASTIVFCGLIFFLVQRFLRARKRKREVISNTASGGDNRVVPQGNVFERIDGNVKGLIVDEDGLDVVYWRKLEGKNSDKDLYKEVLSSPRNKEKEDGDDENQAKKSNSVQEVPLLRGKSSTSHLNVYPEDDEPYRFSPLPSPPASYTSVSVSVSAPSPSTLPSSAGVVIKGAQKPDSPTQPSTPPPPVSPSTPSSSTSVSAVPKANNPAPAPPPPPIPARRSPAPPPPPASSKAPPAPIQIPAIKQGNSSGKGIPETSNDQVKLKPLHWDKVNTNNADHSMVWDKVDRGSFRVDQDLMEALFGYVATNRRSPKGKSHSAIPSNDASASSAKVFLLDPRKSQNIAIVLKSLAVSLGEIVDALTDGMGLKPDTLEKLARVSLTEEEQSLILEYKGDPARLAAAESFLYNLLKAVPSSFKRLNAMLFRLNYDSEIQETKESLQIIELGCKELKSKGLFVKLLEAVLKAGNRMNAGTARGNAQAFNLASLRKLSDVKSTDGKTTLLHFVVEEVVRSEGKRVALNRNGSLRSSSSRSSSSSNGNYDNNVASNELIEREYTTLGLPIVGGISSELSNVKKAAQIDYNNLVNSISALSTRLVKVQELVSLCGNNEEGHFVKQMDHFLRNAEEELKLLREKQASVLQLIKKTTQYYQGGASKETTEDNLQLFVIVKDFLGMVDQVCIEIARDMQKRRFPPKVIFG, encoded by the exons ATGTCTTTCAATATCATGCTCCAATCCTCGCCCTTCCTCGccctcctttttcttttacttcttcttcaCACTTTCTCTATACCATCATGTCATTGCCAAACCACCACTTCTCCTCCTCAGAACATCGAAACTTTCTATCCAAATCAAACTTCGCCACCACAAACACCTGAGACATCACCACAGACACAACAACCACCAGCTCTTGACACACCACCTGCCCGTGCTTCTTCCCGTGGTAAGATAGCCAAGGCGGTGGCTACAACTGCAGCCAGCACCATCGTTTTTTGtggtttaattttctttctggTGCAGAGGTTCTTGAGGGccagaaagagaaagagagaggtgATAAGCAACACTGCTTCTGGTGGAGATAACCGTGTTGTGCCTCAGGGAAATGTGTTTGAGAGAATTGATGGAAATGTGAAGGGGTTGATTGTGGATGAGGATGGTTTGGATGTGGTTTATTGGAGAAAGCTTGAAGGGAAGAACTCTGACAAGGATCTATATAAGGAGGTTTTGAGTAGTCccagaaacaaagaaaaagaagatggtgatgatgaaaATCAGGCCAAGAAGTCCAACTCCGTCCAAGAAGTTCCTCTCCTTAGAGGGAAATCTTCAACTTCCCACTTGAATGTATATCCAGAAGATGATGAGCCATACAGATTTTCCCCACTTCCTTCTCCTCCTGCTTCTTATACttctgtttctgtttctgtttctgCTCCCTCTCCTTCTACTCTTCCTTCATCAGCTGGGGTTGTTATCAAGGGTGCTCAGAAACCAGACTCTCCAACTCAACCCTCTACTCCACCCCCTCCCGTTTCACCATCAACACCTTCATCCTCTACTTCTGTTTCAGCAGTTCCGAAAGCAAATAATCCTGCGCCGGCACCTCCCCCTCCCCCAATCCCAGCCCGAAGGAGTCCGGCACCACCTCCTCCTCCAGCCTCATCAAAAGCACCACCTGCTCCCATTCAAATTCCAGCTATTAAGCAAGGAAACTCTTCAGGAAAAGGCATCCCAGAAACCAGCAATGACCAAGTGAAGCTGAAGCCTCTGCATTGGGATAAGGTCAATACTAATAATGCTGATCACTCCATGGTTTGGGACAAAGTTGATCGTGGCTCTTTCAG GGTTGATCAAGATCTCATGGAAGCTCTCTTCGGTTATGTCGCCACCAACCGGAGATCTCCCAAAGGAAAAAGTCACTCAGCCATTCCAAGCAACGATGCCTCAGCTTCATCTGCAAAAGTTTTCCTTCTTGACCCGAGAAAATCACAGAACATTGCTATTGTTCTCAAATCTCTTGCAGTCTCACTAGGTGAAATTGTTGATGCACTCACTGATGGTATGGGCCTCAAACCAGATACTCTTGAAAAGCTTGCTAGAGTTTCCCTAACAGAAGAAGAGCAATCTCTCATCCTTGAATACAAAGGAGACCCGGCAAGACTTGCAGCAGCTGAATCTTTCCTCTATAATCTCCTCAAAGCTGTTCCCTCATCTTTTAAGCGCTTGAATGCCATGCTATTCAGGTTGAACTATGACTCGGAGATTCAAGAAACCAAGGAATCTCTGCAGATCATTGAACTGGGTTGTAAGGAGCTTAAAAGCAAAGGACTCTTTGTGAAGCTTCTTGAAGCAGTGCTCAAGGCAGGAAACAGAATGAATGCAGGAACTGCAAGGGGCAatgcacaagctttcaattTGGCTTCTCTAAGGAAACTCTCTGATGTTAAGAGCACCGATGGAAAAACCACATTACTTCACTTTGTGGTTGAAGAGGTAGTCCGTTCTGAGGGAAAAAGGGTTGCTCTTAACCGCAATGGCAGCCTGAGAAGTAGCAGCAGTAGGAGCAGCAGCAGTAGCAATGGAAACTATGACAACAATGTCGCTTCAAATGAACTGATAGAAAGAGAATATACGACACTAGGATTGCCAATTGTGGGAGGGATCAGTTCTGAGTTATCCAATGTTAAGAAAGCAGCACAAATAGATTATAACAATTTAGTTAATTCAATCTCGGCCCTCTCAACCCGGTTAGTCAAAGTTCAAGAACTGGTTTCCTTGTGTGGAAATAACGAAGAAGGACATTTTGTAAAGCAAATGGATCATTTTCTTAGAAATGCTGAGGAAGAGCTGAAATTATTAAGGGAGAAACAAGCAAGTGTATTGCAGCTTATCAAGAAAACAACACAGTACTATCAAGGAGGAGCTTCAAAAGAAACTACAGAAGACAATCTTCAATTGTTTGTCATAGTGAAGGATTTTCTGGGAATGGTTGATCAAGTATGCATTGAGATTGCACGTGATATGCAGAAGAGAAGATTTCCTCCTAAGGTCATTTTTGGGTAG